The following are encoded together in the Salvia hispanica cultivar TCC Black 2014 chromosome 6, UniMelb_Shisp_WGS_1.0, whole genome shotgun sequence genome:
- the LOC125193422 gene encoding uncharacterized protein LOC125193422, translating to MGNCQAVDNATLVIQHPNGRVDKHYFPLSAAEIMKINPGHYVALLLTTTLYSSKQPSEAATSKAPLRVTRIKLLRPTDTLLLGHVYRLVTSQEVMKGLWAKKQAKMKNGNVTEKNTSSSDCEDLARKKDDVKKKNNNNQERQRSRSKTQVNSATSKSRAWQPALKSISEAGT from the exons ATGGGCAACTGCCAAGCTGTTGATAACGCAACCCTAGTAATCCAACACCCAAATGGCAGAGTTGATAAGCACTACTTCCCTCTTTCCGCCGCTGAAATCATGAAGATCAACCCCGGCCACTACGTCGCCCTCCTCCTCACCACCACCCTCTACTCCTCCAAACAACCCTCCGAAGCCGCCACTAGCAAAGCCCCTCTCCGTGTTACTCGGATCAAACTTCTTAGGCCTACTGATACTCTCCTTCTTGGCCATGTTTACCGTCTTGTCACCTCCCAAg agGTGATGAAAGGGTTGTGGGCAAAGAAGCAAGCAAAgatgaaaaatggaaatgtgacagaaaaaaatacttctaGTTCAGATTGTGAAGATTTGGCAAGGAAAAAAGATGatgtgaagaaaaagaataacaatAATCAG GAAAGGCAGAGGTCAAGAAGTAAAACACAAGTTAACTCTGCCACATCCAAGTCCAGAGCATGGCAACCAGCATTAAAGAGCATCTCTGAGGCTGGAACctga